Proteins encoded in a region of the Pyrobaculum sp. 3827-6 genome:
- a CDS encoding ABC transporter ATP-binding protein, giving the protein MTLLKVENVVKKFGGLRALDGVSFELGRGEFVAVVGPNGSGKTTLLNVINGVYKPDEGRVVFEGRDVTDMPPYKRARLGISRAFQVPRPFPELTVLENVVVGAIFNGGYGKEEAVRVAEEALRFVKLYEKRHQLAGKLTFNELRLLELARALAGRPKLLLLDEVMAGLTPTEIDEMATLLRRLSEERGISAISMVEHRMRAVAQLADRVIVMHQGRVIAEGPPEKALSDPRVVEVYLGKPWR; this is encoded by the coding sequence ATGACGTTGCTGAAGGTGGAGAACGTGGTGAAGAAATTCGGCGGCCTGCGGGCGCTGGACGGCGTTAGTTTTGAGCTCGGGAGGGGGGAGTTCGTGGCGGTGGTTGGGCCAAACGGCTCTGGCAAGACCACTCTCCTCAATGTGATAAACGGGGTGTACAAGCCCGATGAGGGGCGTGTGGTTTTTGAGGGCCGCGACGTGACGGACATGCCGCCTTACAAGCGGGCGAGGCTGGGCATCTCGCGGGCTTTTCAAGTGCCCAGGCCTTTTCCAGAGCTGACTGTTCTGGAGAACGTGGTGGTTGGGGCTATTTTCAACGGTGGGTATGGGAAGGAGGAGGCGGTGAGGGTGGCTGAAGAGGCCTTGAGATTTGTAAAGCTGTATGAGAAGAGGCACCAGCTGGCCGGCAAGCTTACGTTCAACGAGTTGAGGCTTTTAGAGCTGGCCAGGGCTCTCGCGGGGAGGCCAAAGCTACTTCTGTTAGACGAGGTGATGGCGGGGCTTACGCCGACGGAGATAGACGAGATGGCCACTCTTCTGAGGAGGTTGTCTGAGGAGAGGGGTATATCGGCGATCTCCATGGTGGAGCACAGAATGAGGGCGGTGGCGCAGCTGGCGGACCGGGTAATCGTGATGCACCAAGGCAGGGTCATAGCGGAGGGGCCGCCTGAGAAGGCGCTCAGCGACCCCAGGGTAGTGGAGGTATATCTGGGGAAGCCATGGCGCTGA
- a CDS encoding ABC transporter ATP-binding protein — translation MALRVSQLASGYGKLQVLFDVSFEVGKNSVVSILGPNGAGKTTTLLTVMGVVKPWGGKVELGGVDVTNVPPHKKVELGISLVPEGRRLFPEMTVEENLLMGAYTKRARGKLADSLEFVYSLFPRLRERRRQKAETMSGGEQQMLAIARALMSRPSVLLIDEPSAGLAPKVVSDLFRTIGQLRGEMSVLLVEQNVAAALEISDYAYVLENGRIVLQGAPRELAENDHVKKAYLGV, via the coding sequence ATGGCGCTGAGAGTTTCCCAGCTAGCCTCGGGCTACGGCAAGTTGCAGGTGCTCTTCGACGTCTCGTTTGAAGTGGGTAAGAACTCTGTGGTGTCAATCCTGGGCCCCAACGGCGCTGGGAAGACCACGACGTTGCTGACAGTGATGGGGGTTGTGAAGCCGTGGGGCGGCAAGGTGGAGCTCGGAGGCGTCGACGTGACAAACGTGCCGCCTCACAAAAAGGTGGAGTTGGGAATCTCTCTGGTGCCCGAGGGGAGGAGGCTCTTCCCCGAGATGACCGTGGAGGAGAACCTCCTGATGGGGGCCTACACAAAGCGGGCGCGCGGCAAGCTGGCAGACAGCCTCGAATTTGTCTACTCGCTGTTCCCCCGGCTTAGGGAGAGGCGGAGGCAGAAGGCTGAGACGATGAGCGGCGGGGAGCAACAAATGTTGGCCATAGCCAGGGCCCTCATGTCTAGGCCGAGTGTCTTGCTTATAGACGAGCCCAGCGCCGGCCTCGCGCCGAAGGTGGTGTCCGACCTATTTCGCACCATCGGCCAGCTGAGGGGTGAGATGTCTGTGTTGCTGGTGGAGCAGAACGTCGCCGCCGCGCTGGAGATAAGCGACTACGCCTACGTGCTGGAAAACGGGAGAATTGTTCTTCAAGGCGCGCCGAGGGAGCTGGCGGAGAACGACCACGTCAAGAAGGCCTATCTAGGAGTCTAG